A region from the Benincasa hispida cultivar B227 chromosome 10, ASM972705v1, whole genome shotgun sequence genome encodes:
- the LOC120088342 gene encoding U-box domain-containing protein 45 has protein sequence MKQEEGREEQEDGIGALETDSETSNHRKQLLIFHLSQRLIHGDLHSRIEAAKDLRKLARKSSPKSRSNLGASSLIQPLVCMLLSPNLDAREASLLALLNLASRNERNKIKIVAAGAIPPLLELLKFQNLSLRELATAAILTLSAAKSNKPVILSAGATSLLVQILISGSVQAKVDAVTALYYLSSCTESENSSMMLDPRAVAPLIDLLKDCKKHSKFAEKTTSLLQIISNSEEGRIAISNSDGGILTLVQTVEDGSLVSTEHAVGVLLSMCQSCRATYREPILKEGAIPGLLRLTVEGTTEAQERARRLLDLLRDSPQEKRMSSADLERIVYKIAAEVDGIGQAAETAKRLMQEMVQRRLNTV, from the exons ATGAAGCAAGAAGAGGGAAGAGAAGAGCAAGAAGATGGGATTGGAGCATTGGAGACGGATTCAGAGACCTCCAATCACAGGAAGCAACTTCTCATCTTCCACCTTTCTCAGAGGCTCATCCATGGCGACCTCCATTCCCGAATCGAAGCTGCCAAAGATTTGAGGAAGCTCGCTCGGAAGTCTTCCCCCAAGTCCCGCTCTAACCTTGGAGCTTCCAGTCTCATTCAGCCCCTTGTTTGCATGCTTCTCTCCCCCAATCTTGATGCCCGTGAAGCCTCTCTTCTTGCCCTCCTCAATCTCGCTTCCCGCAATGAACG GAACAAGATTAAAATAGTTGCTGCTGGTGCCATTCCCCCGCTTCTAGAGCTGCTCAAATTCCAAAACCTTAGTTTGAGGGAATTAGCCACTGCAGCAATCCTGACCTTGTCAGCTGCTAAGTCAAATAAACCGGTCATCTTGTCTGCTGGTGCAACATCCCTTTTGGTTCAGATTCTCATTTCTGGAAGTGTTCAAGCTAAAGTTGATGCAGTGACAGCTCTATATTATTTATCTTCCTGCACTGAAAGCGAGAATAGCTCTATGATGCTTGATCCTAGAGCAGTTGCCCCTCTAATTGATCTCCTCAAAGACTGCAAGAAACATTCAAAGTTTGCCGAAAAAACTACGTCTCTTCTTCAGATCATTTCCAACTCTGAAGAAGGGCGAATTGCAATCTCCAATTCGGATGGTGGAATACTAACTTTGGTACAAACAGTTGAAGATGGATCTCTTGTGAGCACCGAGCATGCCGTGGGAGTTTTGCTTTCCATGTGTCAGAGTTGCCGAGCGACATACCGTGAACCCATTTTGAAAGAAGGTGCAATCCCTGGCCTCTTGAGACTCACGGTAGAGGGCACAACTGAAGCTCAAGAGAGAGCTCGCAGGCTTCTGGATTTGCTCAGAGATTCTCCTCAGGAAAAGAGAATGAGCTCCGCAGATCTGGAGAGAATTGTTTACAAAATTGCTGCAGAAGTCGATGGCATAGGCCAAGCAGCTGAAACCGCCAAAAGATTGATGCAGGAAATGGTTCAGAGGAGATTAAACACTGTTTAA